A window of the Aspergillus flavus chromosome 6, complete sequence genome harbors these coding sequences:
- a CDS encoding uncharacterized protein (uncharacterized alpha/beta hydrolase domain-domain containing protein), giving the protein MSDLPWSERKRLIVCCDGTWQDSTGDSFKPPTNVTRISRAISRDAVTIENDAKKRISQIVYYQKGVGTGNLLGDKLGGGALGLGLSANVRAAYAFLADNYDDGDEIFFFGYSRGAYTARAVAGLVTRFGLLTPRGMDNFTTLYNEFYGRHHKPASELEDKYKDRKRREKVGFREPLPPYTIKIIGVWDTVAFHNNLASRLFGEKLELPNTVLSPDVEYAFQALALDEDRNAYQPVIWHLPKNHGRQELLQVWFSGHHSDIGGGTEEPRLSDIALAWMVAQCTKNMQLGIDLEYFYDHQSTGIQPWATHLVDVNPTKSIFARFFEKFLGHSPRTPLGYPPDEGNLDITNEYIHQSIEERDFKSWPSAVVKGRGTRPYWVLADGKEIKQIDAIQVEHDLKGRIRKVNPNEWDDARNTP; this is encoded by the exons ATGTCCGACCTTCCTTGGTCAGAGCGAAAGAGGCTTATTGTTTGCTGTGATG GTACCTGGCAAGATTCTACCGGGGACTCATTCAAGCCCCCCACGAATGTGACTCGCATTAGCAGAGCGATCAGTCGCGACGCGGTGACTATAGAAAATGATGCCAAGAAGCGGATTTCACAAATTGTCTATTACCAGAAAGGAGTAGGAACAGGTAATCTGCTAGGCGATAAACTAGGCGGTG GTGCACTTGGTTTGGGACTTAGCGCGAACGTACGCGCAGCTTATGCCTTCCTTGCCGATAATTacgatgatggtgatgaaatcttcttctttggttacTCCCGTGGTGCTTATACAGCACGAGCTGTAGCTGGCCTTGTTACTCGGTTCGGCCTTCTTACACCACGGGGGATGGACAACTTCACAACACTGTATAATGAATTCTACGGTCGACACCACAAACCTGCGTCTGAATTGGAGGATAAGTATAAGGACAGAAAAAGGCGGGAAAAGGTTGGTTTTCGTGAACCATTGCCCCCgtatactattaaaataatcgGGGTGTGGGACACGGTGGCATTTCACAACAATCTTGCGAGCCGGCTGTTTGGGGAGAAGCTTGAACTACCGAATACAGTATTATCGCCTGATGTTGAGTATGCGTTCCAAGCATTAGCACTAGATGAAGATAGAAACGCATACCAGCCTGTAATTTGGCACCTTCCCAAAAACCATGGCCGACAGGAGCTTCTCCAGGTTTGGTTTTCAGGACACCATTCTGATATAGGTGGGGGGACAGAAGAACCTCGTCTTTCTGATATTGCCCTGGCATGGATGGTGGCACAGTGCACCAAGAACATGCAGTTGGGTATTGACTTGGAATATTTTTATGACCATCAGTCAACAGGGATTCAGCCTTGGGCGACACACTTGGTTGATGTTAATCCAACGAAAAGTATCTTCGCACGATTCTTCGAAAAGTTCTTGGGCCATTCTCCTAGAACACCTCTTGGATACCCACCTGACGAGGGTAATCTGGATATTACTAATGAATATATTCACCAGTCCATTGAGGAGCGGGATTTCAAATCATGGCCCTCGGCTGTCGTGAAAGGTCGCGGTACCAGACCATACTGGGTCCTAGCTGATGGTAAGGAGATCAAGCAGATAGATGCGATCCAAGTGGAACATGACTTGAAGGGGCGAATCAGGAAGGTCAATCCAAACGAGTGGGATGATGCTCGAAATACTCCCTGA
- a CDS encoding secretory phospholipase A2: MRFSIWTTLTLFTSTNALLASSTPKRQNECTAATVDELIFNTSIEAFSAAREAREPPCFDWSSDDCTMAPDMPVGFNFEPSCRRHDFGYRNVGAQDRLTEALRERIDNAFKKDLYNECRRQSGFSQVWRRIMCLTIAEVYYRAVVLCGDGNCFD; the protein is encoded by the coding sequence ATGAGGTTCTCCATATGGACTACCCTCACCCTCTTTACAAGTACCAATGCTCTGCTGGCATCCTCAACTCCCAAAAGGCAAAATGAATGCACTGCCGCAACAGTGGACGAGCTTATCTTCAACACTAGTATCGAGGCTTTTAGCGCAGCTCGAGAGGCCAGGGAGCCCCCTTGTTTTGATTGGTCGTCTGATGACTGTACCATGGCTCCAGATATGCCAGTGGGATTTAACTTTGAGCCGAGCTGCAGACGACATGATTTTGGTTATCGGAATGTCGGCGCACAGGATAGATTGACAGAGGCCCTGAGGGAAAGAATTGATAATGCATTCAAGAAAGATTTGTACAATGAATGTAGGAGGCAAAGCGGATTTTCACAAGTTTGGAGACGTATCATGTGCCTGACAATTGCGGAAGTATACTACCGGGCGGTTGTCCTATGTGGGGATGGCAATTGCTTCGACTAG